One genomic region from Asterias amurensis chromosome 7, ASM3211899v1 encodes:
- the LOC139939824 gene encoding uncharacterized protein: MICCAPGCGHKSGNGCHFYNFPSPNDGPDWEKWYKIWVLRINRVNKNGELWRPETQHTKLCSCHFHPEQQWDPKSRKGGLKCKEPVFFEYNLDLSSVGSFHENVGVLSPGSSSSVENSGVKTRQKRIHHDSNPSTAPSTGSDEPAAKIRSKQSTQRKTHREKSLLRSCSTAPKLKIREYFQQQDDTEPSQTIDPTVNNLSTSSKGTTEQQHLIPNAMMPHAQYSQQGPRFVSADDQTEVACTQVMYPDVGHMDFLEVAGSGDNSEGSDTGYSSIQQQMYIKHEQLDSPEVVHVISGLPEQNPNPGFKIETACNPLRRDSMVVESDEEVLPRIISSHSLEPDVQAEERLTEGLREQRVSSLRQFVDADRHETIPEEHSAPVPSKNPIHKTKISNVKPIRIFTPKRIGSGSKVSSHDTLSVGPLDREETQTTSQTGTENVYEQIFSRLASPMAVSQHESSRASVSGDTTVSIEDMLSDHLNSTEPQGHLSLTQALERVKELEKALSIEKFGLHRFMASDEKIKFYTGFRSVDTLMRFFWRIEPDDLTSDRSSKWKDAVDFAKETLHNYQDFTEKTIPYMDELFLFLCHVWLGLQPEDLADRFALPSTKHALFIIMRWVYYLHVTLPIPTLRAQGTTTSTSTKSVRFQGQFCNTSFLLQPVKIKVQQRSILNHLSSTRLNCLVCFSPSGEVVFTSDPLPDVSTSTELLQRTGILPLLQRGESIIVEGEFMREGVHLFSSVGVKVHQLPSFDLPHNAATFKRGPSHQDSHKCHTEVVRLLCAKFVRTLTAFKCLQDVVLDPVSHVIKDLWKVCCLLVNYQQGFRSL; this comes from the exons ATGATTTGTTGCGCCCCGGGATGTGGCCACAAGTCGGGTAACGGGTGCCATTTCTACAACTTCCCATCACCGAATGACGGCCCGGATTGGGAGAAATGGTACAAGATCTGGGTGTTACGGATCAATAGGGTGAATAAGAATGGGGAGCTGTGGCGTCCGGAAACCCAACATACCAAGTTGTGCAGCTGCCACTTTCATCCAGAGCAGCAGTGGGACCCCAAGTCACGCAAAGGAG GATTAAAGTGCAAAGAACCGGTATTTTTCGAGTACAATTTAGATTTGTCATCTGTGGGATCATTTCATGAAAATGTCGGAGTTCTTTCTCCAGGATCATCAAGCTCAGTTGAG AATTCAGGCGTTAAAACTCGGCAGAAGAGGATCCACCATGACTCGAACCCCTCCACTGCACCGTCGACTGGTAGTGACGAACCAGCCGCCAAGATTAGATCCAAGCAATCAactcaaagaaaaacacacagaGAGAAATCTTT GCTGAGATCATGTTCAACAGCTCCAAAACTCAAGATCAGGGAATACTTTCAACAACAAGACGATACAGAGCCTTCCCAGACTATCGACCCCACCGTCAATAATTTGAGTACCTCCTCGAAAGGTACTACTGAGCAACAGCATTTGATTCCAAATGCGATGATGCCTCATGCTCAATATAGTCAGCAAGGTCCTAGATTTGTTTCAGCTGACGATCAAACTGAGGTTGCATGTACACAAGTCATGTACCCAGATGTCGGTCACATGGACTTTTTAGAAGTTGCTGGCTCGGGGGATAATAGTGAAGGAAGTGATACTGGGTATTCCTCCATACAACAACAGATGTACATCAAACACGAGCAATTGGATTCTCCTGAAGTTGTTCATGTTATTTCTGGCTTGCCTGAGCAAAACCCAAACCCTGGTTTCAAAATTGAGACAGCTTGCAATCCCTTGAGGAGGGACAGCATGGTTGTGGAATCTGATGAGGAGGTGCTACCAAGGATCATCAGTTCCCATTCATTGGAACCTGATGTCCAAGCCGAAGAGAGACTAACAGAGGGGCTAAGAGAACAACGTGTATCAAGCCTTCGTCAGTTTGTGGATGCTGATCGCCATGAGACAATCCCGGAAGAGCATTCAGCTCCCGTCCCCTCTAAAAATCCTATTCATAAGACCAAGATTTCAAACGTTAAACCGATCCGGATTTTTACTCCCAAAAGAATCGGTTCGGGTTCAAAGGTTAGTAGCCATGACACTCTTTCAGTGGGACCTCTCGACAGGGAGGAAACCCAGACCACGAGTCAGACAGGAACTGAAAATGTTTACGAGCAAATATTTAGTCGCTTGGCTTCTCCTATGGCTGTTTCTCAACATGAGAGCAGTAGGGCTTCTGTTTCTGGGGACACCACGGTGAGTATCGAAGACATGCTGAGTGACCACCTTAACTCAACTGAACCACAAGGACACCTTAGCTTAACCCAAGCCTTGGAAAGGGTCAAGGAGCTTGAGAAAGCACTCAGCATAGAGAAGTTCGGATTGCATCGCTTCATGGCATCTGACGAGAAGATCAAGTTCTACACTGGTTTTAGGTCTGTCGATACTTTAATGAGATTCTTTTGGCGTATCGAGCCAGACGACTTGACCTCAGATAGATCCAGTAAGTGGAAGGACGCGGTAGACTTTGCCAAAGAAACACTACACAATTATCAGGATTTTACAGAGAAGACCATTCCGTACATGGATGAGCTCTTCTTGTTCTTGTGTCATGTGTGGCTTGGCCTTCAACCCGAAGATTTGGCCGATAGGTTTGCATTACCCTCGACCAAGCATGCGCTGTTCATCATAATGCGATGGGTGTACTACTTGCATGTCACACTACCAATCCCCACTTTAAGAGCGCAAGGCACCACAACCTCAACCTCAACCAAGTCTGTCAGGTTCCAGGGTCAGTTCTGCAACACTAGTTTCCTGCTCCAACCAGTTAAGATCAAAGTACAGCAAAGGTCCATCTTGAATCACCTCAGCTCTACAAGACTCAACTGTCTGGTTTGCTTCTCCCCTTCTGGAGAAGTGGTATTCACCTCCGATCCTTTGCCAGATGTGTCAACCAGTACGGAACTCTTGCAGAGAACAGGGATTCTCCCACTCCTACAAAGGGGGGAAAGTATCATTGTGGAGGGTGAGTTCATGAGGGAGGgtgtacatttgttttcttcagtggGTGTGAAAGTTCACCAACTACCGTCCTTTGACTTGCCCCATAACGCAGCGACTTTTAAGCGTGGGCCTTCCCATCAGGACTCTCACAAGTGTCACACCGAGGTCGTGAGGTTACTGTGCGCAAAATTTGTGAGGACTCTAACCGCATTTAAGTGCCTGCAAGATGTTGTGCTGGACCCTGTATCCCATGTGATTAAGGATTTGTGGAAAGTCTGTTGTCTACTTGTAAATTACCAACAAGGATTTCGATCGCTGTAA